A genome region from endosymbiont of Acanthamoeba sp. UWC8 includes the following:
- the lptE gene encoding LPS assembly lipoprotein LptE: MLLRYFFAFFSLLLITSCGFHPVYSDNNLGKQLSGIKVGSISYESKIPTRESIALTSALEQEFNWSYTDSTKNYTLDLSYVISIEGVAIQSNALATRNNLRVTLNYALTDNNSGKVIERNTLIGVESFDIQSSPYSNYVSKEETAVKVMKSLATELKLRLIGLVGNNIKL; this comes from the coding sequence ATGCTACTGAGATACTTTTTTGCCTTCTTTTCGCTCTTACTTATTACTTCATGCGGCTTTCATCCTGTATACAGTGATAATAACTTAGGCAAACAATTAAGTGGAATAAAAGTGGGGAGTATCAGTTACGAGAGTAAAATTCCTACCCGTGAATCCATTGCATTGACTTCGGCTCTCGAGCAAGAATTTAACTGGTCTTACACGGATTCTACGAAAAACTATACTCTTGATCTTTCCTATGTAATTTCGATTGAAGGCGTCGCAATCCAAAGCAATGCTCTTGCAACTAGAAACAATTTAAGAGTTACCTTAAATTATGCACTCACTGATAATAACAGCGGCAAAGTTATTGAACGCAACACCTTAATTGGGGTAGAAAGTTTTGATATTCAATCTTCCCCTTATTCTAACTATGTTTCTAAAGAGGAAACGGCAGTGAAGGTGATGAAATCTTTGGCTACCGAGCTAAAGTTAAGGCTTATTGGATTGGTTGGAAATAATATTAAATTATAA
- the dut gene encoding dUTP diphosphatase, translating to MSIENILIKKLSNLNELPIPSYATINSAGMDLTAAIEEDITLKPLERKAIPTGIAIALSEGYEAQVRPRSGLALKSGITVANAPGTIDADYRGEICAILINLSDKDFVITRGMRIAQMVIAKYSKVNWNIVEELPETERGAGGFGSTGV from the coding sequence ATGTCGATTGAAAATATCTTAATTAAAAAACTCTCAAATCTGAATGAATTACCGATTCCTTCCTATGCAACGATAAATAGTGCAGGAATGGATTTAACGGCAGCCATTGAAGAGGATATAACTCTCAAGCCTTTGGAAAGAAAAGCAATCCCGACCGGTATTGCTATCGCCTTATCCGAAGGTTATGAAGCACAAGTTAGGCCGAGATCAGGCCTTGCGTTAAAAAGCGGAATAACTGTGGCTAATGCTCCCGGCACAATTGATGCGGATTATAGAGGAGAAATTTGCGCTATCCTGATTAACTTAAGTGATAAAGATTTTGTAATCACAAGGGGGATGAGAATAGCCCAAATGGTTATAGCTAAATATTCGAAAGTTAATTGGAATATAGTTGAAGAACTACCCGAGACCGAAAGAGGAGCAGGCGGCTTTGGTTCAACGGGAGTATAG
- a CDS encoding TlpA family protein disulfide reductase, with translation MLEAGILKRKIEVPRAQIFNKDGSAHLLKEFKNKFVVLYIWASWCTDCINELTKLDQLARELKYREVDDIVILPITIDFKSPQQLQIFLKQRNIENIDFFLDPKKEIMGELGVHSLPSSFLINKNGYIIASYKRPLDWSNEVVLEKILNMKEENEKPVKSRPNNNEILKEDDKNKSKDIIPQINSKKTEKQPTFIG, from the coding sequence ATGCTTGAGGCGGGGATATTAAAGCGCAAAATAGAAGTACCCAGAGCTCAGATATTCAATAAAGACGGAAGCGCCCATCTTTTAAAAGAATTTAAAAATAAATTTGTTGTGCTATATATATGGGCAAGTTGGTGCACCGATTGCATTAATGAGTTAACTAAGCTTGATCAGCTCGCGCGCGAATTAAAGTATAGAGAGGTTGATGATATAGTAATCCTGCCGATCACAATTGACTTTAAATCTCCCCAGCAGCTGCAAATATTTTTAAAACAAAGGAATATTGAAAATATAGATTTTTTTCTTGATCCTAAAAAAGAGATAATGGGTGAATTAGGTGTACACTCGTTACCGAGTTCATTCCTAATTAATAAGAACGGATATATTATTGCTTCATATAAGCGCCCGTTAGATTGGTCAAATGAGGTCGTTTTAGAAAAGATATTAAATATGAAAGAAGAAAATGAAAAACCAGTTAAAAGCAGGCCAAACAACAATGAAATCCTAAAAGAAGATGACAAGAATAAATCTAAGGATATAATCCCTCAAATAAATTCCAAAAAAACTGAAAAGCAACCTACTTTTATAGGGTAA
- the argH gene encoding argininosuccinate lyase, translated as MTARKLNKQELTPDVANSNDNLTSSISQVEGAVNPLWGGFFNNSTNELTRKMLSSLNIDKRLYAVAIESTKAQLRMHVKREIIADQDGKKLIEGLDIIKKEISEGKFNFDNTQNDIYDNIERRLAELCGGAVESLYIARSKNDQISGDLKLWVRDAYDSLDSGLLNLQAALIDKAEENVKTLMPGYTNMQVEQPISLGHHLMAYVEMLGRDRGRIKDARARLNTSPYGSNSLAGSAFYINREMVGRILGFDKAAPNSIDSVTDRDYVVEFLSFASICSMHLSRIAEDLIFWHSPNNNFISFSNAFVVQSSITPFKRDPKIIELVRGRTGKVYGALVNILTTLKGLSVGFSEDLQEAAEPVFETYDTLLNNINVMAALSADFIVNRKEMKEAAQYGYSTAPDLVNWLIINTGMKPKKAINTTQKIVNLAIQKESKLSLLELNELQAIEPKINDDIYSVLIASRAVISRRTTAGTNPVQVRKAIRSARRRYL; from the coding sequence ATGACAGCACGCAAACTCAATAAACAAGAATTAACTCCGGATGTTGCAAATAGCAATGATAATTTAACATCCTCTATTTCACAAGTAGAAGGAGCTGTAAATCCTCTTTGGGGTGGCTTCTTCAACAATAGTACCAATGAACTTACCAGAAAAATGCTAAGCTCGTTGAATATTGATAAAAGGCTTTATGCGGTAGCTATTGAATCTACTAAAGCTCAGCTTAGAATGCATGTGAAAAGAGAAATTATTGCGGATCAGGATGGTAAGAAGCTGATTGAAGGCTTAGATATCATTAAAAAAGAGATATCAGAAGGTAAGTTCAATTTTGATAATACTCAAAATGATATTTACGATAATATTGAAAGAAGATTAGCTGAACTTTGCGGTGGTGCCGTTGAAAGCTTATATATCGCCAGATCTAAAAATGATCAGATTTCAGGAGATTTAAAGCTATGGGTCAGAGATGCATATGATAGTCTTGATAGTGGTCTACTAAACCTGCAAGCCGCATTAATCGACAAGGCGGAAGAAAACGTTAAAACATTGATGCCCGGCTATACCAACATGCAAGTTGAACAACCTATATCTTTAGGACATCACCTAATGGCATATGTTGAAATGCTCGGTCGTGATAGAGGTAGGATTAAAGATGCAAGAGCAAGGTTGAATACCTCGCCTTACGGTTCTAATTCATTAGCCGGATCCGCTTTCTATATTAACCGTGAGATGGTAGGAAGAATACTCGGCTTTGATAAAGCTGCACCGAACTCTATTGATTCAGTAACTGATAGAGATTATGTAGTTGAGTTTTTATCTTTTGCTTCTATTTGTTCTATGCATTTATCAAGAATTGCAGAAGACCTCATATTCTGGCATAGCCCTAATAATAATTTCATCTCTTTCTCAAACGCGTTTGTAGTACAAAGTTCTATAACTCCTTTCAAAAGAGATCCGAAAATTATTGAACTGGTTAGAGGTAGAACCGGGAAAGTTTACGGTGCATTAGTAAATATTTTAACTACGCTAAAAGGTCTTTCAGTCGGCTTCTCGGAAGATTTACAGGAAGCTGCGGAACCGGTATTTGAAACTTATGATACCTTATTAAATAATATAAATGTTATGGCTGCATTATCTGCTGACTTTATTGTAAACAGAAAAGAAATGAAAGAAGCTGCACAATATGGTTATTCTACGGCTCCGGACTTAGTTAACTGGTTAATTATCAATACCGGCATGAAGCCGAAGAAAGCTATTAATACAACTCAAAAAATTGTTAATTTGGCGATTCAAAAAGAATCTAAACTTTCTTTGCTTGAATTAAATGAACTCCAAGCAATTGAGCCAAAAATCAATGATGATATCTATAGTGTATTAATTGCATCAAGAGCAGTAATCAGCAGAAGGACTACCGCCGGAACCAACCCGGTACAGGTTAGAAAAGCTATAAGATCTGCAAGAAGAAGATATTTATAA
- the lptM gene encoding LPS translocon maturation chaperone LptM gives MIKKTIFSIMLSLALCSCGIKGDLSLPDEEGVYIPPQDNK, from the coding sequence ATGATTAAGAAAACTATATTTTCTATTATGTTATCCTTAGCACTATGTTCTTGCGGTATTAAGGGGGATTTATCTTTGCCCGATGAGGAAGGTGTTTATATTCCTCCGCAAGATAATAAATAA
- a CDS encoding ankyrin repeat domain-containing protein produces MPRYYGIENIEWAPFSQLDIYKSAEEIGVPLDPKGVCYAICALFVAQTLRHPGDIAREDYMTKINGKLSKNFLERVTLAQTQTQSQIQAQSYQITVDDIKNTQPLLNILPQELENSEHLSFNLHKHGGGHATVIQILRKEDGEVRYKFFDPNLGLTEELTDKMLKATLQWVAGTFYENEYATFTLSDIKPDITQLLKHGRQKYPEAKYLHLATSSVKVMEYLLKLGADVNTKIEGRTALHEAAIDGKTEAANFLIANGADINARTENGNTPLHNAVLNGQAEIIKLFIKEGADINAKTGDGKTLLHEAVDEEKGKAIELLIKNGADVNARAKNGNTPLYNAVLKDNSEAIKLLIENGADVNTKNGFGESPLLKAALKGSTETIELLIKNGADVNVKERSGNTPLLNAASRGHTKTIELLIENGADINIKDRIGRTPLHLAVTRGEIKNIELLLKHGGDIHSKDNRNETALDKARKIAASEEVINTLTEAATSVNKQENTSYSTKFRDMVTLSKEDAKEGMRKL; encoded by the coding sequence ATGCCAAGATATTATGGTATTGAAAATATTGAGTGGGCACCATTTTCACAACTTGACATTTATAAATCTGCTGAGGAAATAGGTGTTCCGCTTGATCCTAAGGGAGTTTGCTATGCAATTTGCGCATTATTTGTAGCTCAGACATTAAGGCATCCCGGTGATATTGCACGTGAAGATTATATGACTAAAATAAATGGTAAGCTAAGTAAAAATTTTTTAGAGCGCGTGACTCTTGCGCAAACTCAAACTCAAAGTCAAATACAAGCTCAGTCTTATCAAATTACTGTAGATGACATAAAGAATACTCAGCCTTTACTCAATATATTACCTCAGGAATTAGAAAATTCTGAGCATCTGAGTTTTAATTTACATAAACATGGGGGCGGCCATGCTACCGTAATTCAAATTTTGCGTAAAGAAGATGGGGAAGTGCGTTATAAATTTTTTGACCCTAACTTAGGGCTAACTGAAGAACTTACGGATAAAATGTTAAAAGCAACGTTGCAATGGGTTGCAGGAACTTTTTATGAAAATGAATATGCTACCTTTACACTCTCTGATATTAAGCCGGATATAACACAACTTCTTAAGCATGGAAGGCAAAAATACCCGGAGGCAAAATATCTGCACTTAGCAACTTCAAGCGTTAAAGTAATGGAATATCTTTTAAAATTAGGGGCAGATGTAAATACAAAGATAGAAGGAAGAACCGCTCTCCATGAAGCAGCCATAGATGGGAAAACCGAAGCGGCAAATTTTTTAATAGCAAACGGTGCTGACATTAATGCTAGAACTGAAAACGGAAATACTCCTTTACATAATGCGGTATTAAATGGCCAGGCTGAAATTATTAAACTATTTATTAAAGAAGGCGCTGATATTAATGCTAAAACCGGAGATGGGAAAACATTATTACATGAAGCAGTAGATGAGGAAAAAGGGAAAGCTATAGAATTATTAATTAAAAACGGTGCTGACGTTAATGCTAGAGCTAAAAATGGAAATACTCCTTTATATAATGCCGTTTTAAAAGATAATTCTGAAGCTATAAAATTGCTAATAGAAAATGGTGCCGACGTTAATACTAAAAATGGATTCGGAGAGTCTCCTTTGCTTAAGGCGGCATTAAAAGGCAGTACCGAAACTATAGAGTTACTAATTAAAAACGGTGCTGATGTTAATGTTAAAGAGCGCAGTGGGAACACTCCTTTACTTAATGCAGCATCAAGAGGCCATACCAAAACTATAGAATTACTAATTGAAAACGGTGCCGATATTAATATTAAGGATCGCATTGGAAGAACCCCTTTACATCTGGCCGTAACGCGCGGGGAAATAAAAAATATAGAATTATTATTAAAACATGGTGGAGATATTCATTCCAAGGATAATAGAAATGAAACCGCGCTTGATAAAGCAAGAAAAATAGCGGCATCGGAAGAGGTTATTAATACATTAACTGAGGCTGCAACTTCAGTTAATAAACAGGAAAATACCAGCTACTCAACAAAATTTAGGGATATGGTAACTTTATCCAAAGAAGACGCTAAAGAAGGTATGAGAAAATTATAA